In Lolium rigidum isolate FL_2022 chromosome 3, APGP_CSIRO_Lrig_0.1, whole genome shotgun sequence, the genomic window CTCTCTCTCATAGTCTCATACCTTAAACCCCaaactctctttctctctctcatcGTGCTATATATGATATGCATTCGTGTCCATGCTTGTTTAGCTAGTACTTGGGTGTGGTGATCTTCACTTTCTTTTGCGGTTACCCCCACCTTAGGAAGCCTCGAAAAGACCCCTCACCATCTCCTTTGTGTCCTTGCTAACCAACTCCTCATTAAATCcccctctcctctcttctccttcCCCTCGCAGCTGCCCACCACACCAAGCTCTTCCAGTTGCAAGCTAGCTAGCTTAATTAGCGCTCTTGTTAGCTCGCTATACCCATACGTACCCGACGCCACAGTCACGCGCACACGCAAGCTACCACACGCACACACACCAACCGAGCCGGCTAACAAAAAGCTCCAGCCTCGCAGCTAGCTAAGAAAGAGGAGACATCGAGACCAATCGACGCCGAGACATGCAAGGCGTTGGTGATCACGGGGGAGGCATGGACATGGTGAGCTTCGGCGGTGGCGACTGCTCATCgtcgtccgcggcggcggcggtggccgtggccgcggcgtcggcggcggacgCGGAGGAGCGGCAGCTGCTCAAGGGGGAGATGGCGGTGCACCCGCTGTGCGAGCAGCTGGTGGCGGCGCACGTCGGGTGCCTCCGCGTGGCGACCCCCATCGACCACCTCCCGATCATCGACGCGCAGCTGGCGCAGTCCAGCGGCCTCCTCCACTCCTACGCCGCTCACCACCGCCCCTTCCTCTCCCCACACGACAAGCAGGAGCTCGACTCCTTCCTCGTACGTTCTTCTTCTTACCACCACCCAGTTAATCAAATCCAACAGGATCTTCATTTCTAACAACATGATCGATCGATGGGTCGATGATGGTGTGTGCATGCACGTCCTTGACACGTATTTGTGTTTGCAGGCGCAGTACCTGATGCTGCTGTGCTCCTTCAGGGAGCAGCTGCAGCAGCACGTCCGGGTGCACGCCGTGGAGGCCGTCATGGCGTGCCGGGAGATCGAGCAGTCCTTGCAGGACCTAACTGGTACACATGTCTATCTTTAATTATTTTACTTTTACACCTTCTTCTACTTTGATGTCAAGAAAATTTTGTTAAAGCCTCATGTTTTGGTGCAACTTTATGCTATATTTTAGTATTCTTGCTGCTTAGTGTACTTGTTTGAATGGTACAAGTGTGAAAAAGGTTTGTTGGCATGTCTTCTTCCgtggcctcacctgcaaaatctcaCGGTGTGTACGTAACTACGTATACCTTTCCTTCTAAGACTTCCCCTTCTTCGTCTGTGTCGGTTGAGCGTGTACCAAACAGCAACTTTACTTGCCTTATTCCTTTTGAGGGATATTATGCTCAAAATAATGGTGGGACATTAGGGAGAACACATTCGGGACGTAGATATTATAACCAAAGGCTGGATTGCTCCAAAGGACGATTGAGGCCCGCATGGAAGAAGCCCAGCAGCTTACAAGATGATGGCAGAACCCTAACAACTTGGTATTCCTATGTCGAGTGAGGCTTGGTTGTTTCAAAGACAACCAAGTTGCATACATTAATATGAGACAGTCAATATTAGTAGGACAAAAGGTATTGACACTCATGATCATTGACTTCGGAATAAGAGTATCCCACTCAACAGAGTAGGCACAACCTATACGAAAGCCGAAGCTCTTTTGTTTTCCTTTCCTCTCGGTGTCAGAGTCATGGGTTGGAGTTTCAGTGTTTTAACATGCTCGGTGAATTTAATGGTTCAGATGAGGTAAGCAATAAAAAGGAAACCAAGAGCTAGTATCAAAAGGGATTTAATAAATATAGGGAGTGACTAATTCTCCCTAGAGTGAGAAGTAACTTAATTCTCAGTCAAGTGGCATCATGAAATCTCAGTTGCAAGTCATGTCCCAACTCATGACTAGTATAAATCACGAAGTAAATTCAACGGTCCAGGATATTTGTCTAAGTTGTAACTCATGTATACAACTGATATACTCTCATCTACAACCACATGGCCAATtaggaaaatctcagttgcaacccatatTTCAACTCGTGTCTAGCATAAATCACAACGCACCCTGGCGGTTTAGGAGTTGACTCAGAATTAAATTAATTATACTCTGCTGGAAATTAGCAAACCCGATAAAAATAATACTCAACTAAAAAAACCTATCAAAACAATATAGTAGAAAATATCAATTTCTCCATTGAATATTTAGTACAAGAAATATCTCCACACATAGTTTAAAAGATTCTAAGGTCCTCCAGTTTTTTCAAAGAAATATTTATTGTGGGTTCATGGGAATATACTCCATGTTAGCTTTTGTAGAAGATGCATGTCTTTTCTTTTTGACAACCTTACGTCTTCACTTAATAAGACAGATATGGATACCCAAAATTAAAGCTATGGGTACTTTTAAAAACTTGGGTTGTTTGATATCCTACCAATCTTAGCAAATAAACCTCCATGCCTTGTATGCGTAGGGACAATAGTGAAACAATCGTGTTGTTCAAAAGGGTGTTAATACGGAACTGGTAATATCACATGATCCTCGAGAAAAAAGGTGACCCATGACATGACCATACCTTTGTGATAGTCCCCCTTTATTATGGGGAATGTGTCGTCGTTTATATTCATTGCACTAGCTCTTTTGACAAGTGTGATATCTCATATTTAAAGCTAACTGACTAGGAAAAAGATATGTGCTGAAATAGTTGTACTAATGGCTGTACGTACAAAATTTCGCTACCTTTCTTTCTATCCAAGTCACCGCAGGTATTACTTACTAATTAAACATATGACATGCTAAAGCTCTGCATGCCCGGTTTAAAAAACTTACTAGCTACTGTATTCAGTATGTTTTTTTTGGTGATCAGTTTCTACATTAGTTGATCTGTTCTTGTTTGTTTTTTGGAAAATGATCTCTCGCGCTTCACGTAAAACATGAAGTTGCATGGGAAGCATGTGCATCCACATGCACACGCATGCATTAATTGGTTTCTACTACAGTTAAACCCTACTACTTTGTAGCTTCGTAGCGCTCTTTTTTGCTCCTCTTCCTAGCACTGTTGAAGTTGAAGTGTTGAACTGCTGCACACAGCGACCATCTGCAAAATTCCAAACGCATCCACTGTCAAATCAGCATGCAAACCTTTAATTTGGCACTTAGCTTTCAGGTTTCATGTAGTCCGCCATGCGCATAGCTGGTACGGTTGTCTAGCTTGATTCGGTTCATGTGTCGCGATAACGCTTAATTTGATGCATGCATATTGATCGCCTTATTTAATACCCTCCCTTAATTAGCTATAGCGTTCGTATAGGTCTTGTTGATTGATCTGAATTGCACTGTTAATTAACCTTGTCATATGTATGTATGGATCAGGTGCGACGCTGGAGGAAGGGACGGGAGCGACGATGTCGGAGGATGAAGACGAGGGGCCGCCGATCATGGAGGTGGCGGCGATGGAGATGAGCTCGAATGGGCACGACATGATGGGCTTTGGCCCCCTAGTACCCACGGACACAGAGCGCTCCCTCATGGAGAGAGTCAGGCAGGAACTCAAGATTGAACTCAAACAGGTACAAACATGTGTGCGTGTAAGAATAAATGGACATGCTAAAGTCTTCCATTCTAAAGTGCTCCTATATATGGATATACAAAAACATTAGGGAGATTTGTCAAATGAAAGAAACATCATTAGATTTTTCATGAAAGATCTTCAATAATCTTATTAGAAATTCGTACAAATATTAAAAGCATATTCGTATGTGTATAACAGTCAAAGTTACATGTTAGAAGAGTGTCTATATCTGAAACGCCGTCTTAATTTGCATGCATGGCAAGCTGAACCCACCATGTCAAAATTAAATTTGGTCCAGGGATTCAAGTCAAGGATTGGTGATGTGAGGGAAGAGATACTGAGGAAAAGAAGGGCCGGGAAGTTGCCTGGGGACACCACCAGCATTCTGAAGCAATGGTGGCAGGAACACGCCAAGTGGCCCTACCCCACGGTGAGTGCATTGTTCctatcatgcatgcatgcaaagaATGCAACCAGCCATCTGCTGGTGCTGCTAGCTAGTTGTTGCCATCCTTAGCTGTTCTCCAACTTCTTCCTGATTAAGCTTGCACCAAAAGTTGTTCCATCAGACAGCTTGCATGGTATGCATGCCTCACTGTTCACACAATTCCTTGTCTGATAGTATGTCTGTGGTTTTAAATTATCATGTTTCAATTGCAAGATGTTcacatttttttagtttttaaagCTGTATATTTGTCCATGAAGAATTCAATAACAGTTGAGTGGCATGGATTTGCTGGTACAGGAAGATGATAAAGCCAAGCTTGTTGAAGAGACTGGCCTGCAACTGAAACAAATCAACAACTGGTTCATCAATCAGAGGAAGCGCAATTGGCACAACAATTCTCAGACATCAACCCTTAAATCAAAGCGTAAAAGGTAACCAACATCATCTAATGATTAATTCCACGGCTTCGATTGCTTTCACAATGAACTTGACTTATATATGATGCATCAATCAAAGTATAACTTCTGCCATACTTTTAGGCCACTTCTGGTATGATGTTCTAACATTTTCTGCCCTTAATATATGCAGGTAGGTGAGAGCTGCAAAAGTGCAAAGTATATACATGCATATATACCTGACGTCTAATCACACAAAAGATCTCGGTGATACACAAATAAGAAGATCGATTCAATTGTATATCTAGTTATTAGTCAGCAGAGGTGACACCTTAACGACATACATACTAGTCTGACCATTGGCATGTGCATTGTAATTTTTGAGCTGATATACTCAAAAGAAAATTCTTGTGCTTCGTAGTCTTCTTGTTGTTGGTGAACTACATATAATTCGGAAGATTCATTTCATGTGCATACGTATTGATCATTCCACAACCTTCCAAATCTGAAACGAATGAAGGTCACCTCTGTATAGAACGACGTACATGTCAGGGAGTAATGTGCACTCTGGCATTTTATCATGCTTCTCTATTTACATATTGTCTACAGATTAATTTGTTCCAAAATAATTGGTGCCAAACATTGAACAATGTATTTATCATGATGCACGAAACAGAATCTCGAGCTGTGTGGGCCTTTTATCAATTAGGTGTACCAAACTGGAATAGGACTACTGAAAATCAGTTGGACATTAGGCCTAACTAACACCAAAGACAATTTCCCAGAATTTTCCAGCCTATAGCTAAGCATTCTCTTAGGTCTCAGCCACATACAAATACATATGTGCTTCTGCAGGTTACTGCGTGCCTGGTTAGTTTTGCATCGTCCGCACCTAGACTTCATTATACTACAAATATGGTGCAGATAATATATTCAAACTgtaaaatatataaatattactAATGTTCAGGTAGCACAAATTATTATTCCGAGAAAACTGGTGCAAAAGCCAAAACTAAATCTCAGGGTAATAGAGGTAAGGCCAGCATGACAGCACACATTCAAGCGCAAATTGCTGACCACCAGCTCAAAACAAGCAACATTCCCCAAAGTTATCGTGAAACTTAAATGAAACCTTCCAAGAACTATGTAACACCTCTGCTCATTTATTCAAAGAACAATGTACTTGAAGTAGAAGGAACAACACAAAACAAAGATGATTTTACTCCAGGAAATCCAAACATAATTCAGATGCAGTTCCAAATGGACTTCATAGTTGACCACCCAGAAGAAATCTAAACGCAGTTCACCACTCAGGGGAGATCCAAATGTAGCTCCCAATTCAGAACCCATACCAGATCGACGAGTACCTCAATATCACCTATAGCACTACAATGATCCTACTTTTTACATGTTCACGATATTTCTGTTGCCACAATAAGTGGTCTCACTCCGATTGCTGCACATGTTTCACTTTCCATAGTAGCCCGGTTGAGGGGGGTAGCCAGGTGGGGGATAAGAGGAACCAGGTGGAGGGTATGCACCACCCTGGGCCTGGGGGTAACCTGCTGGCGGATAACCTGCCGGTGGGTAACCTTGAGCTGGCGGCGGTGGGTAACCCTGAGCTGGAGGGGGAGGTGGATAGCCGCCGTAAGGCTGGCCGTATGCTGGTTGCTGTGCATAGCCAGCAGGAGGAGGGATAGGCTGATCGATGCGTGACATTTGCTGCACCGGAGGCACGCTCATGGGCTGTGGGCCGAACTTCCCATCCCTCTTGTCCATTTCAACTTTGTGCTGTGTCTGCATTTGCATTTCAATTCATAAAATGGATAGGTAAGTATGAAGCAGAGTGATAGTATATATTACCAACCGATATATATATTTACCTGCATACAGGCGCAAACCCTGCAAAAATGGTAGCAAAAGATCATCAACACTTGAAGGTTATTATGGAGAAGAAAAAAGATCAGAGGTGTGAAGACTTACGAGCAGTAGACCATATCAGACAGACAGGAAAGGATCTGGGAAGCCTCTGAAAGTTCCTCGCTGCCAACAATAGCAGCAACTATTGAGAAGATGCAAGCAACTTGTTGAAGGCAGAACATGAAACCCTGTAGTAAAAGGTAGTAGTCAGTAGATGATTGTAAAATAAGAACCATAAAAACTCGAAACATAGGAGGGCAGTGACGGTACAATGATGCAGTTATCACACTTAGTTGTCTGTATGTTGAATTCATCTTGAAGCAAGAAGCGGGTTGAAGCAACTGAATTCCCAAAGCACAGAAACACCTGAAACAATCATATTAATTCAATGAAACCCATCTATAACAAAAATCAAAACAGTAGCAGCGGTAGTAGATGTTTAACCATGAAGAATTGTGATTCGCAGCATTAAGACCAACCGTGCATTGTTCTATTAAACAACAGCAGTCTCCTTTGATCAAATATATCAAAGCTAGCTTACTACCACACCTCAAACAGGATTGATAGTCATTACTTTCATGCCAAAAAAAAAGAGATGGAAGAGATTGCCAGACTGACTTTTTATGAAACTACCAGACATGCAACGAAATAACAAAGTAAACTAAACCTAGGAAAAAAAACTCAACAAAATAGTAGTGATC contains:
- the LOC124695055 gene encoding homeobox protein knotted-1-like 3 — protein: MQGVGDHGGGMDMVSFGGGDCSSSSAAAAVAVAAASAADAEERQLLKGEMAVHPLCEQLVAAHVGCLRVATPIDHLPIIDAQLAQSSGLLHSYAAHHRPFLSPHDKQELDSFLAQYLMLLCSFREQLQQHVRVHAVEAVMACREIEQSLQDLTGATLEEGTGATMSEDEDEGPPIMEVAAMEMSSNGHDMMGFGPLVPTDTERSLMERVRQELKIELKQGFKSRIGDVREEILRKRRAGKLPGDTTSILKQWWQEHAKWPYPTEDDKAKLVEETGLQLKQINNWFINQRKRNWHNNSQTSTLKSKRKR
- the LOC124701268 gene encoding uncharacterized protein LOC124701268 translates to MAASQANMDKMQLRQSYRNLWHTDLTNAIQADFPYCCLSLWCGPCVSYMLRKRALYNDMSRYVCCAGYMPCSGRCGESKCPEFCLATEVFLCFGNSVASTRFLLQDEFNIQTTKCDNCIIGFMFCLQQVACIFSIVAAIVGSEELSEASQILSCLSDMVYCSVCACMQTQHKVEMDKRDGKFGPQPMSVPPVQQMSRIDQPIPPPAGYAQQPAYGQPYGGYPPPPPAQGYPPPPAQGYPPAGYPPAGYPQAQGGAYPPPGSSYPPPGYPPQPGYYGK